AAATTATTTTGTTGTTGAATATGAAAAAAAAATTGTAGCATGTGGGGGGATTAATTTTTCGGATGATTTAACAACCGCAAAAATAAGTTGGGATATTATACACCCACATTTTCAAGCCAAAGGAATAGGAAGTTTACTTTTGAATCACAGATTAACACTATTAAAATCCTTTAATCACCTTCAAATTATTTCTGTAAGAACCAGCCAGCTTGCATATAAATTTTATGAAAAACATGGTTTTAAACTTGTAGAAGTTTCAAAGGATTACTGGGCAAAAGGTTTTGATTTATATAGAATGGAAAAGAGACAACAATAAAAACGGGCAGAAAAATTTGACTTCATTTTCTGATTGGTACTATAAAAATTCAAGCACATTATGCTTGCAAATGAAAAACTTTTTCCAATTTATTCCTTTCAGGATTTTTG
This window of the Bacteroidota bacterium genome carries:
- a CDS encoding GNAT family N-acetyltransferase, which encodes MKDQVSIKSYETKDKSFIMALLKMNTPKYFSPKEENDLIYYLENEIENYFVVEYEKKIVACGGINFSDDLTTAKISWDIIHPHFQAKGIGSLLLNHRLTLLKSFNHLQIISVRTSQLAYKFYEKHGFKLVEVSKDYWAKGFDLYRMEKRQQ